The genomic window AGCGAGCACTGGCTGCAATGGGCGCAGGCCGAGGTTTCCGCCGCGTTCGGCTGGTGGTACATGCTGCTGATCGTGCTGTGCCTGGGCTTCGTGCTGTGGCTGGCCTTCTCGCCATATGGCCGCATCCGGCTGGGTCACAACGAGGAATCGCCGGCCTTCGGCTACGTGGCCTGGGTGTCGATGCTGTTCTCGGCCGGTATCGGCATCGCGCTGCTGTACTACGGCGCCTACGAACCGCTGGACCACTTCCTCAACCCACCCGGACAGCCGGGCGGCACGGTCGCGGCCGGGCGCGAGGCAATGGTGCTGACCTTCCTGCACTGGGGCCTGCATGGCTGGGCGCTGTACGCGCTGGTCGGCGTGGCGCTGGGCTACTTCGCCTACCGGCGCAACCTGCCGCTGGCGCTGCGCTCGGCGCTGCATCCGATCTTCGGCGAGCGCATCCACGGCCGCATCGGCGACATGGTGGATGGTTTCGGCATCCTCGCTACGCTGATCTCGATGGTCACCAACCTCGGCATCGGTGCGCTGGTGGTGCAGTCCGGCCTGGTCTATCTGTTCCATGTGCCCGACACGCCGCAGGTGCTGGTGGTGATCGTGCTGGTGATGATGGCGGTGGCCACGGTCGGTGTGGTCGCCGGTGTGGAGAAGGGCATCGCCTGGCTGTCCAACCTCAACGTGCGGCTGCTGTGCCTGCTGCTGCTGTTCGTGCTGGTGACCGGGCCGACCCTGCACCTGCTCGATGGCCTGGTGCAGAACACCGGCGACTACCTCGGCGCGTTCGTGCGCAAGAGCTTCGACATGTACCTCAACGATCCCGAGGGCCGCACCTGGATCGGCTCGTGGACGCTGTTCTACTGGGCCTGGTGGATCGCCTGGGCGCCGTTCGTGGGCCTGTTCGTGGCGCGCATCTCCCGCGGCCGCACCATCCGTGAAGTCATCATGGGCGTGCTGCTGATCCCGCTTGGCTTCACCCTGGCGTGGCTGTCGATCTTCGGCAACACGGCCATCGACCTGGTGCTGAACCATGGCCAGGCGGTGTTGGGCGAGGTGGCCCGGCACGATGCGGCGATGACGCTGTTCAAGCTGCTCGAGTACCTGCCCGCCGCGCCCTATGTGGCCGGCGCGGCGGTGGTGATCGGTTTCGTGCTGTTCCTTACCCCGGTCGACTCGGGCACGCTGATGATCGCCAACCTGTGCACGCGGCGCGTCGACGACGGCGTGGAGGATGGGCATGACGCGCCGATCTGGCTGCGCGTGTTCTGGGCGGCGGGCATCACCGTGGCCAGTGTCGGCCTGCTGCTGGCGGGCAACTTCAGTGCGATGCAGACCGCCGTGGTGCTGTGCGGCCTGCCGTTCTCGTTCACGCTGGCGTTCTACATGTGGGGCCTGCTGAAGGCATTGCGCACCGACCCGGACGCGCCGCACCGGTAGCCGGTGGCACGCGCGCCCGCTGCGACGATCCGCCGCAGCGGGTGCCGCCCTGGTTTCATCGCATTCCTAAAGACGCCGGGCGGCGTTGTGTCCCACTCTTCGATGCGTCTCATGAGGAGTCTTCCGATGGTACGCATTGCGTGTTGCCTGATGCTGGTGAGTGCAGCGGTGGTCGCTGCCGCGTCGCCGCTGCCGCCGCCTCTGCAGCAGGTGGATCATCCCGTGCTGGCGGTGGGTGACGTCGGCCAGTTCCGTGTGCGGGTGCCTGCCTATCCAGGCGGGCAGGGCCGGGTCTCGTATGCGGCGCATGCGCTGGCGCCGGGCAGCGATATCGACCGCGGCTACCGCTTCATCGCCGTCGAATGCGCCGAGGGCTTCACCCCGCGGGTGCATTACGAAGATCGCGGCGTGGTGTGCTCGCGCATCGGCCAGGCGCCGCATGCAGCGTTCGAGATGGTGGTCACGGTGGTCAATACCGGCGCGCTCGATGGCGAAACGGTGATAGAGCACGGCCTGGCGGGTCTGGTGTACGACGCAGGCACGGTGTTCTCGCCGTGGCGCATCTACGGGGTGCGTGTGCCGTAGCGGCGACGGCTAGCCGCTGCGCAGGGCCGCTTCCATCAGGGCGGCCGCCCAGCGCGGCGTGCGCTGCAGCTGCGCCAGGTCATCGGCGGCCGGCCAGTGCAGGCGGCCGCCTTCCATCTGCAGCAGCAGCTGCGGGTCCGGTATCGGCTCGCCGGGGGCCGCATCCACGCTGTTGTCATAGACCTGCAGCTGCGCCAGCACCGGCATCAGGCCGATCAGGTTCTGCTGCGCAAGCGGCCAGCGGCGGCGGATGTCGGCCTCGTTGATGGGGTGCCCGCCGGCGCGGACCCGCGACTGCACCCGGGCAATGTGCTGCTCCGGGCTGGACAGGCCGCAGAACCACATCAGCACGTCATGGCTGTGTCGGGCGTGGTGCAGCAGTGCGGTGATCGATTGCCCGCCCAGGGTGGTCTCGAAGGCGTGGTTGTGGCCGTGTTCCAGCGCGCTGCGCAGGCGGCCGACGCCTTCGTGCCAGGCCAGTGCGTTGGCCTCGGCCTGGGGGAGGCCGGCGTGCTCGCGCAGGCCGCGGGCGAAGGTATCGGGATTGAACCAGTCCAGCCCGGCCTGGCGCAGCACGTGGCCACCGATCGAACTCTTGCCAGCGCCGTTGACGCCGGCAAGCACGTACAGGAAGGGGCGGGGCATCAGTGCCCGCTGCCGGCCTTGACCTGGCCCTGCAATCGCGCTGGCTGGCGCAGCAGGGCGCGCGCGGCATCGCCGGCGCCGGCCTGCTGCAGCACGGCCAGGCGCTGGTCGAAGCCGCTGCGCAGCGCATCCAGGCCGGTGGCCTGGCCACGCAGTTCCTGCAGTGATTTCTCCAGCGTCTCGACCTTGGCCTGCAGGGCCCGGTACTGCTCGATGGAGACGATCACCGCCTGCGGTTCATTGTGGTTGGTGACCACCACCATGCGCTGGTCGCGGACTTCCTGCATGACCTTGCGCCAGTGTTCCTTCACCGAGGACGCAGTGGTACGGGTCAGCTCGTTGATCGGATCGAATCGGACGGGGGCGTGCAGCATCGGCGGGCTCCGGGAACCTTTTGGCTACCTTACGCCTGTACCGGGAAAATTGCATGAATCGGCAAAAATATGAAAATTTCGCCGCAGGGAGCCGCAAGGGAGCTGCAGGTGAAGCGGCCGGGCCTGCAGGCCCGGCGTTGCGGGTTCAGGCGCGGCAGGTCCGCACGCGCCGGTGGCACCCCCGCGCTGGCGCGGGGGCCGGGCGTCCGCCCGTGGGTGTCACGCGACGGTTCAGCAAGCCGCCAGCTGGCGCAGCACGTACTGCAGCAGGCCACCGTGACGGAAGTATTCGACTTCCTTCGGGGTCAGCAGCATCACCGAGACCTCGAAGGTCTTCTTGGTCCCGTCGGCCTTGGTCGCGGTGACCGTGGCGCGCTTGCTGGCGCCGTCCTTCAGGCCGGTGATGTCGATCACTTCCGAGCCGTCCAGGCCGAGCGACTGCGCGTTCTCGCCGTTGCGGAACTGCAGCGGCAGCACGCCCATGCCGACCAGGTTGGAGCGGTGGATGCGCTCGAAGCTCTCGGCAATGACCGCCTTCACCCCCAGCAGCAGGGTGCCCTTGGCCGCCCAGTCACGCGACGAGCCGGTGCCGTACTCCTTGCCGGCCAGCACCACCAGCGGCACCTTGTCGGCCTTGTACTTCATCGCCGCATCGTAGATCGCCAGCTTCTCCGGCTGGCCACCGCCGGCCGGGTAGTACAGGGTGTTGCCGCCTTCCTCGCCCCCGAACATCAGGTTCTTGATGCGGATGTTGGCGAAGGTGCCGCGGACCATGACGTCATCGTTGCCGCGGCGGCTGCCGTAGCTGTTGAAGTCGGCCGGCTGCACGCCGCGTTCCTGCAGGAAACGGCCCGCCGGCGAATCCTTCTTGATGTTGCCGGCCGGGGAGATGTGGTCGGTGGTGATCGAATCACCAAACAGGCCCATCACGCGTGCGCCGTGCACATCGTCGATGCTGCCGGTCTGCATCGTCATGCCATCGAAGTACGGCGGGTTCTTGATGTAGGTGGAGGCGTCGCTCCACTCATACAGGTTGCCATCCGGCGAGGCGATGGTGTTCCAGCGGGTGTCACCCTTGAACACATCGGCGTAGTTCTGCTTGAACATCTCCGGGCCGATGGTGGCGGCGATGACGTCGCCGATTTCCTTGTTGCTCGGCCAGATGTCGCGCAGGTACACCGGTTGGCCGT from Stenotrophomonas sp. 704A1 includes these protein-coding regions:
- a CDS encoding type II toxin-antitoxin system Phd/YefM family antitoxin; this encodes MLHAPVRFDPINELTRTTASSVKEHWRKVMQEVRDQRMVVVTNHNEPQAVIVSIEQYRALQAKVETLEKSLQELRGQATGLDALRSGFDQRLAVLQQAGAGDAARALLRQPARLQGQVKAGSGH
- a CDS encoding BCCT family transporter translates to MSALAHPKRSPLRLNRFVFFSASISIGILGALTVFYPDASEHWLQWAQAEVSAAFGWWYMLLIVLCLGFVLWLAFSPYGRIRLGHNEESPAFGYVAWVSMLFSAGIGIALLYYGAYEPLDHFLNPPGQPGGTVAAGREAMVLTFLHWGLHGWALYALVGVALGYFAYRRNLPLALRSALHPIFGERIHGRIGDMVDGFGILATLISMVTNLGIGALVVQSGLVYLFHVPDTPQVLVVIVLVMMAVATVGVVAGVEKGIAWLSNLNVRLLCLLLLFVLVTGPTLHLLDGLVQNTGDYLGAFVRKSFDMYLNDPEGRTWIGSWTLFYWAWWIAWAPFVGLFVARISRGRTIREVIMGVLLIPLGFTLAWLSIFGNTAIDLVLNHGQAVLGEVARHDAAMTLFKLLEYLPAAPYVAGAAVVIGFVLFLTPVDSGTLMIANLCTRRVDDGVEDGHDAPIWLRVFWAAGITVASVGLLLAGNFSAMQTAVVLCGLPFSFTLAFYMWGLLKALRTDPDAPHR